Proteins found in one Poecilia reticulata strain Guanapo linkage group LG6, Guppy_female_1.0+MT, whole genome shotgun sequence genomic segment:
- the ndrg4 gene encoding protein NDRG4 isoform X2, with protein MAGMKEQQITEEKPLLLEQRGADADMDKGEEASVGLPCPESPVPPNEPPXPRRPTHRWHAFARHWLRQTRRRTSGVLPECPEQLMPPGDWKEHDVETPYGMLHVVIRGAPKGNKPAILTYHDVGLNHKMCFNPFFNNEDMQEITKHFVICHVDAPGQHVGATQFPQGYQYPTMDQLAGMLPTVVQHFGFKSIVGIGVGAGAYILAKFALLFPDMVEGLVLLNIDPNGKGWIDWAASKLSGLTSTIPDTVLPHLFSQDEMVNSTELVQSYRQQITDSINHQNLQLFWNMYNSRRDLEMNRGGTTINAKTLKCPVMLVVGDNAPAEEGVVECNSKLDPTNTTFLKMADSGGLPQLTQPGKLTEAFKYFLQGMGYIANVKDRRLSGGPVPSASMTRLARSRTASLTSAGSVEGSRSRACTNSDSGEGVGAVSQTMEVSC; from the exons ATGGCAGGGATGAAGGAACAGCAGATCACAGAAGAGAAGCCCCTGCTGCTGGAGCAAAGAGGAGCAGATGCAGACATG GATAAAGGAGAGGAGGCATCGGTGGGACTCCCGTGCCCCGAAAGCCCCGTACCCCCTAATGAACCCCCTMCCCCCCGCCGCCCCACTCACCGCTGGCATGCCTTCGCACGGCACTGGCTCCGCCAGACCCGCCGTCGGACCAGCGGGGTCCTCCCG GAATGCCCTGAACAACTGATGCCACCAGGCGACTGGAAG GAACATGATGTGGAGACCCCTTACGGGATGCTGCATGTGGTGATCCGAGGCGCTCCCAAGGGGAACAAGCCTGCGATCCTCACCTACCATGATGTGGGATTGAACC ACAAAATGTGCTTCAATCCCTTCTTCAATAACGAGGACATGCAGGAGATCACCAAGCACTTTGTGATTTGTCATGTCGACGCCCCAGGACAACACGTCGGAGCTACGCAGTTCCCACAAGG GTACCAGTATCCCACCATGGACCAGCTGGCTGGGATGCTGCCCACTGTTGTTCAGCATTTTGG atTCAAGAGCATCGTTGGGATTGGAGTCGGCGCTGGAGCTTATATTCTGGCCAAATTTGCT CTGTTGTTCCCTGACATGGTGGAGGGTTTGGTTCTGCTCAACATCGACCCGAACGGCAAAGGATGGATTGACTGGGCTGCCTCCAAG CTGTCGGGTCTGACCAGCACCATCCCAGACACTGTGCTGCCACATCTTTTCAGCCAG GACGAAATGGTGAACAGCACAGAACTGGTTCAGAGTTACCGACAACAGATAACCGACTCCATCAACCACCAAAACCTCCAGCTTTTCTGGAACATGTACAACAG TCGGAGGGACCTGGAGATGAACCGTGGTGGGACAACGATTAATGCCAAGACCTTGAA GTGCCCAGTGATGCTGGTTGTGGGAGACAACGCTCCTGCTGAAGAGGGAGTG GTTGAGTGCAACTCCAAGCTGGATCCAACCAACACCACCTTCCTRAAG ATGGCTGACTCTGGTGGACTGCCACAGCTCACACAG CCGGGGAAGCTGACTGAAGCCTTCAAGTATTTCCTGCAGGGAATGGGCTACA TCGCTAATGTGAAGGATCGGAGGTTAAGTGGAGGGCCAG tGCCCTCTGCCAGCATGACCCGCCTGGCCCGCTCCAGGACAGCCTCCCTGACCAGCGCCGGCTCCGTGGAGGGGTCCCGCTCCCGCGCCTGCACCAACTCCGACAGCGGCGAGGGTGTCGGCGCGGTCTCCCAGACCATGGAGGTGTCCTGCTGA
- the ndrg4 gene encoding protein NDRG4 isoform X1: protein MAGMKEQQITEEKPLLLEQRGADADMQDKGEEASVGLPCPESPVPPNEPPXPRRPTHRWHAFARHWLRQTRRRTSGVLPECPEQLMPPGDWKEHDVETPYGMLHVVIRGAPKGNKPAILTYHDVGLNHKMCFNPFFNNEDMQEITKHFVICHVDAPGQHVGATQFPQGYQYPTMDQLAGMLPTVVQHFGFKSIVGIGVGAGAYILAKFALLFPDMVEGLVLLNIDPNGKGWIDWAASKLSGLTSTIPDTVLPHLFSQDEMVNSTELVQSYRQQITDSINHQNLQLFWNMYNSRRDLEMNRGGTTINAKTLKCPVMLVVGDNAPAEEGVVECNSKLDPTNTTFLKMADSGGLPQLTQPGKLTEAFKYFLQGMGYIANVKDRRLSGGPVPSASMTRLARSRTASLTSAGSVEGSRSRACTNSDSGEGVGAVSQTMEVSC from the exons ATGGCAGGGATGAAGGAACAGCAGATCACAGAAGAGAAGCCCCTGCTGCTGGAGCAAAGAGGAGCAGATGCAGACATG CAGGATAAAGGAGAGGAGGCATCGGTGGGACTCCCGTGCCCCGAAAGCCCCGTACCCCCTAATGAACCCCCTMCCCCCCGCCGCCCCACTCACCGCTGGCATGCCTTCGCACGGCACTGGCTCCGCCAGACCCGCCGTCGGACCAGCGGGGTCCTCCCG GAATGCCCTGAACAACTGATGCCACCAGGCGACTGGAAG GAACATGATGTGGAGACCCCTTACGGGATGCTGCATGTGGTGATCCGAGGCGCTCCCAAGGGGAACAAGCCTGCGATCCTCACCTACCATGATGTGGGATTGAACC ACAAAATGTGCTTCAATCCCTTCTTCAATAACGAGGACATGCAGGAGATCACCAAGCACTTTGTGATTTGTCATGTCGACGCCCCAGGACAACACGTCGGAGCTACGCAGTTCCCACAAGG GTACCAGTATCCCACCATGGACCAGCTGGCTGGGATGCTGCCCACTGTTGTTCAGCATTTTGG atTCAAGAGCATCGTTGGGATTGGAGTCGGCGCTGGAGCTTATATTCTGGCCAAATTTGCT CTGTTGTTCCCTGACATGGTGGAGGGTTTGGTTCTGCTCAACATCGACCCGAACGGCAAAGGATGGATTGACTGGGCTGCCTCCAAG CTGTCGGGTCTGACCAGCACCATCCCAGACACTGTGCTGCCACATCTTTTCAGCCAG GACGAAATGGTGAACAGCACAGAACTGGTTCAGAGTTACCGACAACAGATAACCGACTCCATCAACCACCAAAACCTCCAGCTTTTCTGGAACATGTACAACAG TCGGAGGGACCTGGAGATGAACCGTGGTGGGACAACGATTAATGCCAAGACCTTGAA GTGCCCAGTGATGCTGGTTGTGGGAGACAACGCTCCTGCTGAAGAGGGAGTG GTTGAGTGCAACTCCAAGCTGGATCCAACCAACACCACCTTCCTRAAG ATGGCTGACTCTGGTGGACTGCCACAGCTCACACAG CCGGGGAAGCTGACTGAAGCCTTCAAGTATTTCCTGCAGGGAATGGGCTACA TCGCTAATGTGAAGGATCGGAGGTTAAGTGGAGGGCCAG tGCCCTCTGCCAGCATGACCCGCCTGGCCCGCTCCAGGACAGCCTCCCTGACCAGCGCCGGCTCCGTGGAGGGGTCCCGCTCCCGCGCCTGCACCAACTCCGACAGCGGCGAGGGTGTCGGCGCGGTCTCCCAGACCATGGAGGTGTCCTGCTGA
- the ndrg4 gene encoding protein NDRG4 isoform X3, with the protein MAGMKEQQITEEKPLLLEQRGADADMQDKGEEASVGLPCPESPVPPNEPPXPRRPTHRWHAFARHWLRQTRRRTSGVLPECPEQLMPPGDWKEHDVETPYGMLHVVIRGAPKGNKPAILTYHDVGLNHKMCFNPFFNNEDMQEITKHFVICHVDAPGQHVGATQFPQGYQYPTMDQLAGMLPTVVQHFGFKSIVGIGVGAGAYILAKFALLFPDMVEGLVLLNIDPNGKGWIDWAASKLSGLTSTIPDTVLPHLFSQDEMVNSTELVQSYRQQITDSINHQNLQLFWNMYNSRRDLEMNRGGTTINAKTLKCPVMLVVGDNAPAEEGVVECNSKLDPTNTTFLKMADSGGLPQLTQPGKLTEAFKYFLQGMGYMPSASMTRLARSRTASLTSAGSVEGSRSRACTNSDSGEGVGAVSQTMEVSC; encoded by the exons ATGGCAGGGATGAAGGAACAGCAGATCACAGAAGAGAAGCCCCTGCTGCTGGAGCAAAGAGGAGCAGATGCAGACATG CAGGATAAAGGAGAGGAGGCATCGGTGGGACTCCCGTGCCCCGAAAGCCCCGTACCCCCTAATGAACCCCCTMCCCCCCGCCGCCCCACTCACCGCTGGCATGCCTTCGCACGGCACTGGCTCCGCCAGACCCGCCGTCGGACCAGCGGGGTCCTCCCG GAATGCCCTGAACAACTGATGCCACCAGGCGACTGGAAG GAACATGATGTGGAGACCCCTTACGGGATGCTGCATGTGGTGATCCGAGGCGCTCCCAAGGGGAACAAGCCTGCGATCCTCACCTACCATGATGTGGGATTGAACC ACAAAATGTGCTTCAATCCCTTCTTCAATAACGAGGACATGCAGGAGATCACCAAGCACTTTGTGATTTGTCATGTCGACGCCCCAGGACAACACGTCGGAGCTACGCAGTTCCCACAAGG GTACCAGTATCCCACCATGGACCAGCTGGCTGGGATGCTGCCCACTGTTGTTCAGCATTTTGG atTCAAGAGCATCGTTGGGATTGGAGTCGGCGCTGGAGCTTATATTCTGGCCAAATTTGCT CTGTTGTTCCCTGACATGGTGGAGGGTTTGGTTCTGCTCAACATCGACCCGAACGGCAAAGGATGGATTGACTGGGCTGCCTCCAAG CTGTCGGGTCTGACCAGCACCATCCCAGACACTGTGCTGCCACATCTTTTCAGCCAG GACGAAATGGTGAACAGCACAGAACTGGTTCAGAGTTACCGACAACAGATAACCGACTCCATCAACCACCAAAACCTCCAGCTTTTCTGGAACATGTACAACAG TCGGAGGGACCTGGAGATGAACCGTGGTGGGACAACGATTAATGCCAAGACCTTGAA GTGCCCAGTGATGCTGGTTGTGGGAGACAACGCTCCTGCTGAAGAGGGAGTG GTTGAGTGCAACTCCAAGCTGGATCCAACCAACACCACCTTCCTRAAG ATGGCTGACTCTGGTGGACTGCCACAGCTCACACAG CCGGGGAAGCTGACTGAAGCCTTCAAGTATTTCCTGCAGGGAATGGGCTACA tGCCCTCTGCCAGCATGACCCGCCTGGCCCGCTCCAGGACAGCCTCCCTGACCAGCGCCGGCTCCGTGGAGGGGTCCCGCTCCCGCGCCTGCACCAACTCCGACAGCGGCGAGGGTGTCGGCGCGGTCTCCCAGACCATGGAGGTGTCCTGCTGA
- the ndrg4 gene encoding protein NDRG4 isoform X5, with translation MAGMKEQQITEEKPLLLEQRGADADMDKGEEASECPEQLMPPGDWKEHDVETPYGMLHVVIRGAPKGNKPAILTYHDVGLNHKMCFNPFFNNEDMQEITKHFVICHVDAPGQHVGATQFPQGYQYPTMDQLAGMLPTVVQHFGFKSIVGIGVGAGAYILAKFALLFPDMVEGLVLLNIDPNGKGWIDWAASKLSGLTSTIPDTVLPHLFSQDEMVNSTELVQSYRQQITDSINHQNLQLFWNMYNSRRDLEMNRGGTTINAKTLKCPVMLVVGDNAPAEEGVVECNSKLDPTNTTFLKMADSGGLPQLTQPGKLTEAFKYFLQGMGYIANVKDRRLSGGPVPSASMTRLARSRTASLTSAGSVEGSRSRACTNSDSGEGVGAVSQTMEVSC, from the exons ATGGCAGGGATGAAGGAACAGCAGATCACAGAAGAGAAGCCCCTGCTGCTGGAGCAAAGAGGAGCAGATGCAGACATG GATAAAGGAGAGGAGGCATCG GAATGCCCTGAACAACTGATGCCACCAGGCGACTGGAAG GAACATGATGTGGAGACCCCTTACGGGATGCTGCATGTGGTGATCCGAGGCGCTCCCAAGGGGAACAAGCCTGCGATCCTCACCTACCATGATGTGGGATTGAACC ACAAAATGTGCTTCAATCCCTTCTTCAATAACGAGGACATGCAGGAGATCACCAAGCACTTTGTGATTTGTCATGTCGACGCCCCAGGACAACACGTCGGAGCTACGCAGTTCCCACAAGG GTACCAGTATCCCACCATGGACCAGCTGGCTGGGATGCTGCCCACTGTTGTTCAGCATTTTGG atTCAAGAGCATCGTTGGGATTGGAGTCGGCGCTGGAGCTTATATTCTGGCCAAATTTGCT CTGTTGTTCCCTGACATGGTGGAGGGTTTGGTTCTGCTCAACATCGACCCGAACGGCAAAGGATGGATTGACTGGGCTGCCTCCAAG CTGTCGGGTCTGACCAGCACCATCCCAGACACTGTGCTGCCACATCTTTTCAGCCAG GACGAAATGGTGAACAGCACAGAACTGGTTCAGAGTTACCGACAACAGATAACCGACTCCATCAACCACCAAAACCTCCAGCTTTTCTGGAACATGTACAACAG TCGGAGGGACCTGGAGATGAACCGTGGTGGGACAACGATTAATGCCAAGACCTTGAA GTGCCCAGTGATGCTGGTTGTGGGAGACAACGCTCCTGCTGAAGAGGGAGTG GTTGAGTGCAACTCCAAGCTGGATCCAACCAACACCACCTTCCTRAAG ATGGCTGACTCTGGTGGACTGCCACAGCTCACACAG CCGGGGAAGCTGACTGAAGCCTTCAAGTATTTCCTGCAGGGAATGGGCTACA TCGCTAATGTGAAGGATCGGAGGTTAAGTGGAGGGCCAG tGCCCTCTGCCAGCATGACCCGCCTGGCCCGCTCCAGGACAGCCTCCCTGACCAGCGCCGGCTCCGTGGAGGGGTCCCGCTCCCGCGCCTGCACCAACTCCGACAGCGGCGAGGGTGTCGGCGCGGTCTCCCAGACCATGGAGGTGTCCTGCTGA
- the ndrg4 gene encoding protein NDRG4 isoform X6 → MAGMKEQQITEEKPLLLEQRGADADMECPEQLMPPGDWKEHDVETPYGMLHVVIRGAPKGNKPAILTYHDVGLNHKMCFNPFFNNEDMQEITKHFVICHVDAPGQHVGATQFPQGYQYPTMDQLAGMLPTVVQHFGFKSIVGIGVGAGAYILAKFALLFPDMVEGLVLLNIDPNGKGWIDWAASKLSGLTSTIPDTVLPHLFSQDEMVNSTELVQSYRQQITDSINHQNLQLFWNMYNSRRDLEMNRGGTTINAKTLKCPVMLVVGDNAPAEEGVVECNSKLDPTNTTFLKMADSGGLPQLTQPGKLTEAFKYFLQGMGYIANVKDRRLSGGPVPSASMTRLARSRTASLTSAGSVEGSRSRACTNSDSGEGVGAVSQTMEVSC, encoded by the exons ATGGCAGGGATGAAGGAACAGCAGATCACAGAAGAGAAGCCCCTGCTGCTGGAGCAAAGAGGAGCAGATGCAGACATG GAATGCCCTGAACAACTGATGCCACCAGGCGACTGGAAG GAACATGATGTGGAGACCCCTTACGGGATGCTGCATGTGGTGATCCGAGGCGCTCCCAAGGGGAACAAGCCTGCGATCCTCACCTACCATGATGTGGGATTGAACC ACAAAATGTGCTTCAATCCCTTCTTCAATAACGAGGACATGCAGGAGATCACCAAGCACTTTGTGATTTGTCATGTCGACGCCCCAGGACAACACGTCGGAGCTACGCAGTTCCCACAAGG GTACCAGTATCCCACCATGGACCAGCTGGCTGGGATGCTGCCCACTGTTGTTCAGCATTTTGG atTCAAGAGCATCGTTGGGATTGGAGTCGGCGCTGGAGCTTATATTCTGGCCAAATTTGCT CTGTTGTTCCCTGACATGGTGGAGGGTTTGGTTCTGCTCAACATCGACCCGAACGGCAAAGGATGGATTGACTGGGCTGCCTCCAAG CTGTCGGGTCTGACCAGCACCATCCCAGACACTGTGCTGCCACATCTTTTCAGCCAG GACGAAATGGTGAACAGCACAGAACTGGTTCAGAGTTACCGACAACAGATAACCGACTCCATCAACCACCAAAACCTCCAGCTTTTCTGGAACATGTACAACAG TCGGAGGGACCTGGAGATGAACCGTGGTGGGACAACGATTAATGCCAAGACCTTGAA GTGCCCAGTGATGCTGGTTGTGGGAGACAACGCTCCTGCTGAAGAGGGAGTG GTTGAGTGCAACTCCAAGCTGGATCCAACCAACACCACCTTCCTRAAG ATGGCTGACTCTGGTGGACTGCCACAGCTCACACAG CCGGGGAAGCTGACTGAAGCCTTCAAGTATTTCCTGCAGGGAATGGGCTACA TCGCTAATGTGAAGGATCGGAGGTTAAGTGGAGGGCCAG tGCCCTCTGCCAGCATGACCCGCCTGGCCCGCTCCAGGACAGCCTCCCTGACCAGCGCCGGCTCCGTGGAGGGGTCCCGCTCCCGCGCCTGCACCAACTCCGACAGCGGCGAGGGTGTCGGCGCGGTCTCCCAGACCATGGAGGTGTCCTGCTGA
- the ndrg4 gene encoding protein NDRG4 isoform X4, whose amino-acid sequence MAGMKEQQITEEKPLLLEQRGADADMQDKGEEASECPEQLMPPGDWKEHDVETPYGMLHVVIRGAPKGNKPAILTYHDVGLNHKMCFNPFFNNEDMQEITKHFVICHVDAPGQHVGATQFPQGYQYPTMDQLAGMLPTVVQHFGFKSIVGIGVGAGAYILAKFALLFPDMVEGLVLLNIDPNGKGWIDWAASKLSGLTSTIPDTVLPHLFSQDEMVNSTELVQSYRQQITDSINHQNLQLFWNMYNSRRDLEMNRGGTTINAKTLKCPVMLVVGDNAPAEEGVVECNSKLDPTNTTFLKMADSGGLPQLTQPGKLTEAFKYFLQGMGYIANVKDRRLSGGPVPSASMTRLARSRTASLTSAGSVEGSRSRACTNSDSGEGVGAVSQTMEVSC is encoded by the exons ATGGCAGGGATGAAGGAACAGCAGATCACAGAAGAGAAGCCCCTGCTGCTGGAGCAAAGAGGAGCAGATGCAGACATG CAGGATAAAGGAGAGGAGGCATCG GAATGCCCTGAACAACTGATGCCACCAGGCGACTGGAAG GAACATGATGTGGAGACCCCTTACGGGATGCTGCATGTGGTGATCCGAGGCGCTCCCAAGGGGAACAAGCCTGCGATCCTCACCTACCATGATGTGGGATTGAACC ACAAAATGTGCTTCAATCCCTTCTTCAATAACGAGGACATGCAGGAGATCACCAAGCACTTTGTGATTTGTCATGTCGACGCCCCAGGACAACACGTCGGAGCTACGCAGTTCCCACAAGG GTACCAGTATCCCACCATGGACCAGCTGGCTGGGATGCTGCCCACTGTTGTTCAGCATTTTGG atTCAAGAGCATCGTTGGGATTGGAGTCGGCGCTGGAGCTTATATTCTGGCCAAATTTGCT CTGTTGTTCCCTGACATGGTGGAGGGTTTGGTTCTGCTCAACATCGACCCGAACGGCAAAGGATGGATTGACTGGGCTGCCTCCAAG CTGTCGGGTCTGACCAGCACCATCCCAGACACTGTGCTGCCACATCTTTTCAGCCAG GACGAAATGGTGAACAGCACAGAACTGGTTCAGAGTTACCGACAACAGATAACCGACTCCATCAACCACCAAAACCTCCAGCTTTTCTGGAACATGTACAACAG TCGGAGGGACCTGGAGATGAACCGTGGTGGGACAACGATTAATGCCAAGACCTTGAA GTGCCCAGTGATGCTGGTTGTGGGAGACAACGCTCCTGCTGAAGAGGGAGTG GTTGAGTGCAACTCCAAGCTGGATCCAACCAACACCACCTTCCTRAAG ATGGCTGACTCTGGTGGACTGCCACAGCTCACACAG CCGGGGAAGCTGACTGAAGCCTTCAAGTATTTCCTGCAGGGAATGGGCTACA TCGCTAATGTGAAGGATCGGAGGTTAAGTGGAGGGCCAG tGCCCTCTGCCAGCATGACCCGCCTGGCCCGCTCCAGGACAGCCTCCCTGACCAGCGCCGGCTCCGTGGAGGGGTCCCGCTCCCGCGCCTGCACCAACTCCGACAGCGGCGAGGGTGTCGGCGCGGTCTCCCAGACCATGGAGGTGTCCTGCTGA